A window of Castanea sativa cultivar Marrone di Chiusa Pesio chromosome 1, ASM4071231v1 contains these coding sequences:
- the LOC142626890 gene encoding uncharacterized protein LOC142626890: MAMKKATSSSVPNFLRKNIICRFGILNKIIFANGKPFLNKDVRCLTKWYSISHTTSTSYYPKGNGQAEISNKRLLKILGKMTKLNRKGWMEDLPIALWDHRTTKSQATRVLPFSLVYGTEAIIPINLVRPAVKLAEIARIPREDTLEVVEEMCDNAALHNCLYHANMKARHEGQVREKLFQREKLFGKLPRICEEWLELLNINFLQNGKDHI; the protein is encoded by the coding sequence aTGGCTATGAAGAAGGCAACAAGTAGCTCAGTGCCTAATTTCTTGAGGAAGAATATAATATGTCGTTTTGGGATActcaacaaaattatttttgccaatgGTAAACCATTCCTAAACAAGGATGTGCGCTGTTTAACAAAATGGTACTCCATTTCTCACACAACATCGACGTCTTATTATCCTAAAGGAAATGGTCAAGCTGAGATTTCTAACAAAAGATTATTGAAGATATTGGGGAAAATGACTAAGTTGAACAGAAAGGGATGGATGGAGGACCTTCCTATAGCTTTATGGGATCATAGAACAACCAAGTCACAAGCTACAAGAGTTTTACCATTTTCTCTAGTTTACGGCACAGAGGCTATTATCCCAATAAATTTAGTAAGGCCAGCAGTGAAATTAGCAGAGATTGCAAGGATACCCAGAGAAGACACTTTGGAAGTTGTGGAAGAAATGTGTGATAATGCTGCCTTACATAACTGCCTTTACCATGCTAATATGAAGGCTAGGCATGAAGGCCAAGTTAGGGAAAAATTGTTTCAAAGGGAAAAATTGTTTGGAAAACTACCTCGCATTTGTGAGGAGTGGCTGGAGCTGTTAAACataaattttctccaaaatggAAAGGACCATATATAG